One window from the genome of Dyadobacter sp. CECT 9275 encodes:
- a CDS encoding ABC transporter permease produces MNILKISISNLREKKLNSFLSTMLLTLGIGMISLLLLLDKQLDEQFKRNIKGIDMVVGAKGSPLQLILCSIYQIDSPTGNIPLEEVSRLKMNPFVKSVIPLSMGDNYQSFRIVGTTPQYIQHFGAKLAVGKLFTTSMEAAIGSKVASTTGLKVGDTFSSSHGLDAEGDSHGDNQYRITGIFEANGSVIDQLIVTSLESVWAIHDHGGQVNMSLGAEDSDHEHPEAELHSEAKKEVTSALIQFRNPMGLIALPRQINQNTSMQAALPSIEINRLFSLLGVGIETLRALALVIISIAGISVFISLYNSLKERKYEMALMLSMGATRTRLFLMLLMEGIVLSLLGYLAGVVMSRFGLWLFAKAAEQDFHYSLNQFKLLPEELYLLAAALFVGLIAAILPSLGIYRLNISRTLAEE; encoded by the coding sequence ATGAATATACTCAAAATCAGCATTTCCAATCTCCGCGAAAAAAAGCTCAACAGCTTTTTGAGTACGATGCTCCTGACACTGGGAATTGGGATGATTTCACTGCTTTTATTGCTGGACAAACAGCTGGACGAACAGTTTAAAAGGAATATCAAAGGTATCGATATGGTGGTCGGGGCAAAGGGAAGCCCCCTGCAACTGATACTGTGCAGCATATATCAGATAGACTCCCCTACAGGTAATATTCCGCTGGAAGAAGTATCACGTTTGAAAATGAACCCGTTCGTCAAATCCGTAATACCTTTGTCCATGGGAGACAACTACCAGAGCTTCCGGATTGTAGGTACCACTCCTCAGTACATTCAGCATTTTGGTGCCAAGCTTGCAGTAGGAAAACTATTTACCACTTCCATGGAAGCAGCCATTGGCAGTAAAGTGGCCAGCACCACCGGACTCAAAGTGGGGGACACATTTTCAAGTTCACACGGCCTGGATGCAGAGGGCGACTCACACGGAGATAATCAATACCGAATAACCGGAATTTTTGAAGCAAACGGCTCGGTGATTGATCAGCTCATTGTGACGAGCCTGGAAAGTGTCTGGGCTATTCATGATCATGGCGGCCAGGTGAATATGTCTTTGGGCGCAGAAGATTCGGACCATGAGCACCCGGAAGCCGAACTGCACTCTGAAGCAAAAAAAGAGGTAACCAGCGCCTTAATACAGTTCCGTAATCCTATGGGACTAATTGCTTTGCCACGCCAGATCAATCAGAATACCTCCATGCAGGCCGCCTTACCCAGTATTGAGATCAACCGGCTGTTCTCCCTGCTCGGTGTGGGTATCGAAACATTACGGGCACTGGCACTTGTCATTATCAGCATTGCGGGAATTAGTGTTTTCATATCTCTCTATAATTCTTTGAAGGAAAGAAAATATGAAATGGCCCTGATGTTATCTATGGGTGCCACCAGAACAAGGCTTTTTCTGATGCTCCTGATGGAAGGGATTGTTCTTTCCTTATTGGGCTATCTAGCTGGTGTAGTAATGAGCCGGTTTGGTCTCTGGCTGTTTGCAAAGGCAGCCGAACAGGACTTTCATTATTCGCTCAACCAGTTTAAGCTGTTGCCCGAAGAACTATACCTGCTGGCAGCAGCGTTATTTGTTGGGTTGATAGCCGCCATCCTGCCTTCCCTGGGGATCTATCGTCTTAATATCTCCAGAACACTGGCCGAGGAATGA
- a CDS encoding YEATS domain-containing protein, with amino-acid sequence MKVLRISLILFCVTSLFAFTPTGNPVKLTWETLRDVTFKKKWYAEESIYMLHPTFGASVQKLKNQPVSITGYVLPVDLDANLYVLSAFPFSACFFCGGAGPETVMTLNFKKKARKFKTDERLTFTGTLQLNADDIYKMNYILENAEIAE; translated from the coding sequence ATGAAAGTGCTTCGTATCTCCTTGATTCTCTTCTGTGTAACATCTCTGTTTGCTTTTACACCCACCGGCAATCCTGTAAAACTTACCTGGGAAACCCTTCGGGATGTAACATTTAAGAAAAAATGGTATGCCGAAGAATCCATCTACATGCTTCATCCCACCTTCGGAGCGAGCGTCCAGAAACTTAAAAATCAACCTGTTAGTATCACAGGATACGTTTTACCGGTTGATCTGGATGCCAATCTTTACGTTTTGTCTGCTTTTCCTTTCAGCGCATGTTTCTTTTGCGGGGGCGCTGGGCCAGAAACGGTTATGACATTAAATTTCAAGAAAAAGGCCCGTAAATTTAAGACAGACGAGCGCCTGACCTTCACGGGTACTTTACAGCTTAATGCTGATGATATCTATAAGATGAATTACATTCTTGAAAACGCGGAGATAGCGGAATAA
- a CDS encoding S1 family peptidase, translated as MFVEAIEKVDQFTRPIHFLLRYYTGSDIVPGTATLFFVNEDGFAITCGHVARQILYANSIYENYLKFQAELRRFDKDPGLAYQRQLLETKFKIGPDSVIRIIFNFINCVSGHKGLSVHLHPTQDLAIIQFRDFDSVQYKGFATFLRDSRTVKPGKYLCRLGYPFPEFTNYHYNKSRNDIEWNKEGRINTPVFPIDGIVTRHIGEANEIVGIEMSTPGLRGQSGGPLFDKNGVIYGMQSATRHLHLGFDQVNREVITDGQRKRVSNYPFLNVGQCVHVELIKQFLREKRVKFYEADSIG; from the coding sequence ATGTTTGTTGAAGCGATCGAAAAGGTAGACCAGTTTACCCGCCCCATACATTTTCTCCTGCGTTATTACACCGGTAGTGATATTGTGCCGGGTACTGCAACTTTATTTTTTGTAAATGAGGACGGTTTTGCCATCACCTGCGGGCATGTGGCCAGACAAATACTTTATGCCAATTCTATTTACGAAAATTATCTTAAATTTCAGGCGGAACTAAGAAGATTTGACAAGGACCCCGGTCTTGCTTATCAAAGGCAATTGCTAGAGACAAAATTTAAGATCGGCCCCGATAGCGTCATCCGGATCATTTTTAATTTTATAAATTGTGTTTCCGGGCATAAAGGTCTTTCCGTTCATCTGCATCCGACGCAGGATCTGGCCATCATCCAGTTTCGCGATTTTGATTCCGTTCAGTATAAAGGATTTGCCACTTTCCTCAGGGATTCCAGAACCGTGAAGCCGGGCAAGTATTTATGCCGCCTGGGGTACCCGTTTCCGGAATTTACCAACTATCACTACAATAAAAGCCGTAACGACATTGAATGGAATAAGGAAGGCAGGATTAACACTCCTGTTTTTCCCATTGATGGTATCGTAACCAGGCATATCGGCGAAGCCAATGAAATTGTTGGTATTGAAATGAGTACCCCGGGCCTGAGAGGGCAAAGCGGAGGGCCTCTTTTTGATAAAAACGGTGTGATTTACGGCATGCAGAGTGCCACCCGTCACCTTCACCTGGGTTTTGACCAGGTGAACCGGGAGGTAATTACGGATGGACAGCGCAAACGGGTGTCAAATTATCCGTTTTTGAATGTTGGGCAATGTGTGCATGTGGAATTAATCAAGCAATTTTTACGGGAGAAGAGAGTGAAATTTTATGAAGCGGATTCAATCGGGTAG
- a CDS encoding DUF6089 family protein, with translation MFRNLNNKKVDGKLVWLFVFGFIAVGGNAHAQYKSIFIPYSTVGFGLGTANYYGDMASYSRPLASTFKMMRWSIGGNYTRHFTPRLAARATFTYARIAGDDFTMNDSPKYETNILFARNLHFRNDLKEFSVQGIFKLIPDNRSYDRRAQIGAYLFAGVALTAHNPKALDSLGGDWVRLQPLHTEGQGNEGYAKPYSLVQFAIPFGIGLRYKINSRFDISAELGFRYTFTDYLDDVAGNYADPSLFADDPTALAVSNRTTDLVSTRKGKDRIPGLTRFVQANYNITTEDPVSVLPAVGYGAPGTQRGNSPTLRDTYMIGMIHLHYILPTQIKCPPLK, from the coding sequence ATGTTCCGAAATTTAAATAACAAGAAGGTTGATGGGAAGCTCGTATGGCTGTTCGTATTCGGCTTCATTGCTGTTGGAGGAAATGCACACGCGCAATACAAAAGTATTTTTATTCCTTACTCGACTGTCGGGTTCGGACTGGGGACTGCCAACTATTACGGAGATATGGCTTCTTACAGCCGTCCGCTGGCCTCTACCTTTAAGATGATGAGGTGGAGTATCGGAGGCAATTATACACGCCACTTTACCCCGCGGCTGGCAGCCCGGGCAACTTTTACTTATGCCCGAATAGCAGGCGATGATTTTACAATGAATGACTCGCCCAAGTATGAAACAAACATTCTGTTTGCCAGAAATTTACACTTTCGGAACGACCTCAAAGAGTTTTCGGTACAGGGAATATTTAAGCTGATACCGGATAACAGGAGTTATGATCGCAGGGCACAAATCGGAGCCTATCTGTTTGCAGGGGTTGCGCTCACGGCGCACAACCCCAAGGCACTGGATTCTCTGGGGGGGGATTGGGTCAGGTTACAACCGCTTCATACCGAAGGCCAGGGCAATGAAGGATATGCAAAACCTTATTCACTTGTACAGTTTGCTATTCCTTTTGGTATAGGACTTCGATACAAAATCAATTCCCGGTTCGATATTTCTGCCGAACTGGGTTTTCGGTACACTTTCACGGATTATCTGGATGATGTTGCCGGGAACTATGCTGATCCTTCTCTTTTTGCGGATGATCCTACGGCACTGGCGGTATCAAACCGGACCACTGATTTGGTTTCAACGCGTAAGGGTAAAGATCGTATTCCCGGATTGACCCGTTTTGTACAGGCTAATTATAATATTACTACTGAAGATCCGGTGTCAGTTTTGCCTGCAGTGGGCTATGGTGCACCCGGAACACAAAGAGGTAACAGCCCCACACTGAGGGATACCTATATGATCGGGATGATACACCTGCATTATATTCTTCCTACGCAGATCAAATGTCCGCCACTGAAATAA
- a CDS encoding YjjG family noncanonical pyrimidine nucleotidase: MNYKHIFFDLDHTLWDFERNSSESLDEIFTNWSLHQHGITSAQHFIQCFLRINTSLWDAFDRGTLHHAYIRENRFRLVFEELGVPCHDEHLAIGAYYLQSLPTKKNLLEGAMEILNHLTFLGYELHIITNGFDEIQAQKIASAGISHFFRNVVTFETAKAKKPDPRIFQYALKITQAAVSECMMVGDNWIADIMGAKKVGMDTVYLNPAGLKFDDAPTYDIRHLNELREIL, encoded by the coding sequence ATGAACTACAAGCATATTTTTTTTGACCTGGACCATACGCTCTGGGACTTCGAGCGGAATTCCTCCGAATCTCTGGACGAAATTTTCACCAATTGGTCACTTCATCAGCATGGAATTACCTCGGCGCAACATTTTATACAGTGTTTTCTGAGGATCAATACCTCATTATGGGATGCCTTTGACCGGGGAACCCTGCACCATGCCTATATACGTGAGAACCGCTTCCGGCTAGTGTTTGAAGAACTCGGGGTACCTTGCCATGATGAGCATCTGGCGATCGGAGCGTACTACCTGCAAAGCCTTCCTACCAAGAAAAACTTACTGGAGGGGGCCATGGAAATACTGAACCATCTTACCTTCCTGGGATATGAACTGCACATCATCACCAACGGATTTGATGAAATTCAGGCCCAAAAAATAGCCAGTGCAGGAATCAGTCATTTTTTTCGGAATGTGGTCACCTTTGAAACTGCAAAAGCCAAAAAACCGGATCCGCGTATTTTTCAGTATGCCCTGAAAATTACCCAGGCGGCAGTATCCGAGTGTATGATGGTGGGTGACAATTGGATCGCTGACATCATGGGTGCCAAAAAGGTAGGGATGGACACCGTATACCTCAACCCTGCCGGATTAAAGTTCGACGACGCTCCCACCTATGATATCAGGCACTTAAACGAACTCCGGGAAATCTTGTGA
- a CDS encoding DegT/DnrJ/EryC1/StrS family aminotransferase, with the protein MSAQSNTSRIWLSSPHLSGREIRYVQEAFETNWIAPLGPNVDNFEKELGEYIGSPHVAALSSGTAALHLALILSGVKTGDIVLCQSFTFSASANPIVYQGAIPVFIDSEPDTWNICPQALEEAIVHFLKRRQKPKAVILVHLYGMPAQLDEVLALCATHDIPVIEDAAEALGSAYKAKRVGVFGKFGILSFNGNKIITTSGGGALLSADEKAISQSRFLATQARDNAPHYEHTQIGYNYRMSNVCAGIGRGQLEVIAERVHQRRKNFDFYKNHLAALPGIRFQNEPEGFFSNRWLTALTVDPVLSGGVTRENIRLKLLEENIESRPLWKPMHLQPVFEGAPYFGGKVSEKLFETGLCLPSGSNLSETDMERVVLSIKKCFD; encoded by the coding sequence ATGGCTGTCGTCTCCCCACCTGAGCGGCCGGGAGATCAGATACGTCCAAGAAGCTTTTGAAACCAACTGGATAGCTCCACTGGGACCGAATGTGGACAATTTTGAAAAAGAGCTTGGAGAATATATAGGAAGCCCGCATGTGGCCGCGTTATCATCCGGTACTGCCGCCTTGCACCTTGCACTGATCTTGTCGGGGGTCAAAACAGGAGACATTGTACTCTGCCAGAGTTTCACATTTTCGGCGAGTGCCAATCCGATTGTTTACCAGGGTGCTATACCCGTATTCATTGATTCTGAACCGGATACCTGGAATATCTGTCCGCAGGCGCTGGAAGAGGCAATCGTTCATTTTTTAAAAAGGAGACAAAAACCTAAAGCAGTCATACTGGTTCATTTGTACGGAATGCCTGCACAGCTCGATGAGGTACTGGCTCTGTGCGCCACCCATGATATCCCGGTTATCGAAGACGCCGCCGAAGCGCTGGGGTCAGCATATAAAGCAAAGCGCGTTGGAGTTTTCGGGAAATTCGGCATACTGTCTTTCAATGGGAACAAAATCATCACCACTTCCGGGGGCGGTGCTTTACTTTCAGCTGATGAAAAGGCTATATCCCAATCCCGGTTTCTGGCTACACAAGCCCGCGACAATGCGCCGCATTACGAACATACCCAGATTGGCTATAATTATCGCATGAGCAATGTTTGCGCCGGCATTGGCCGCGGCCAGCTGGAAGTAATTGCGGAACGGGTACATCAACGCAGGAAAAATTTCGATTTTTACAAAAACCATCTGGCCGCCCTGCCGGGTATCAGATTTCAAAACGAACCCGAAGGTTTTTTCTCCAACCGATGGCTCACAGCACTAACCGTTGACCCCGTACTTTCGGGAGGAGTAACCAGAGAAAACATCAGGCTGAAATTACTCGAAGAAAATATAGAATCCCGTCCCCTCTGGAAACCTATGCATCTGCAGCCAGTTTTTGAAGGAGCGCCTTATTTTGGGGGAAAGGTGTCCGAAAAGCTTTTTGAAACCGGTTTATGCTTACCCTCCGGGTCAAATTTAAGCGAAACAGACATGGAACGGGTGGTACTAAGTATTAAAAAATGTTTTGATTAA
- a CDS encoding RNA polymerase sigma factor, with translation MEKVLVSDSELVTLYIRGNEKAFEKLVQRHKSRIYTTIYLIVKDQYVAEDLLQDTFIKAVDTIKSGRYNDEGKFLPWIIRIAHNLAIDYFRRDKRYPNVVFEDGSSVFNTLDFSEDSVESVQIRQETHEQLREMIQRLPDVQKQVLIMRHYEDMSFQEIADATGVSINTALGRMRYALINLRKQFNQRAPQYDKNFYLR, from the coding sequence ATGGAGAAAGTCCTGGTTAGCGACAGTGAGTTGGTAACATTGTATATCCGCGGTAATGAAAAGGCTTTTGAAAAGTTAGTTCAGCGCCACAAGTCAAGAATATACACCACGATTTATCTGATTGTTAAGGATCAATATGTAGCCGAAGATTTATTGCAGGATACATTTATTAAAGCAGTTGACACGATAAAGTCGGGTAGATATAATGATGAAGGTAAATTTTTACCCTGGATCATACGGATTGCACACAACCTCGCCATTGATTATTTCAGACGTGATAAACGCTACCCCAATGTAGTGTTCGAAGATGGAAGCAGTGTATTTAATACACTGGATTTTTCGGAGGATTCCGTTGAATCAGTTCAGATTCGTCAAGAGACACATGAGCAGCTGAGGGAGATGATCCAGAGGCTTCCCGATGTGCAAAAGCAGGTTCTGATCATGCGCCACTACGAGGACATGAGTTTTCAGGAAATTGCGGATGCCACGGGTGTGAGTATCAATACGGCATTGGGAAGAATGCGTTACGCGTTAATTAACCTGCGTAAGCAATTTAACCAACGAGCCCCGCAATATGACAAAAACTTTTACTTACGATGA
- the porG gene encoding type IX secretion system protein PorG, with protein sequence MEKALKTGFPESRKGSLAAWILLFVLLSQTVSAQKVELGVGLGGFNYNGDISPSFRFRFLKPAGSVFFRYNLNSALTLRAEVAGGLIGAKDSESKDPQQVLRDQSFRTSVFEGSVAAEYNFLDYKERRFAVNWTPYVFGGMGLAKFSPNVNSGGYRTNTLVLPYGVGVKYQIRRPWAVGLEYGTRKTFTDYLDNLGGDPASVDKIQQGNPSLKDKYYYLRLSVTYTFYRIVCP encoded by the coding sequence TTGGAAAAGGCCTTAAAAACAGGATTTCCAGAATCCCGGAAAGGTAGTCTGGCTGCCTGGATTTTGTTGTTTGTTTTGCTCTCGCAAACAGTGTCAGCTCAAAAAGTTGAATTAGGCGTGGGTTTGGGCGGCTTCAATTATAACGGAGATATTTCCCCTTCATTCCGGTTCAGATTCCTGAAACCGGCTGGTAGCGTCTTTTTTCGGTATAATCTGAATAGCGCGTTGACTTTAAGGGCCGAAGTGGCGGGCGGATTGATCGGTGCAAAAGACAGTGAAAGCAAAGACCCGCAACAGGTATTGCGGGATCAGAGTTTCCGTACTTCAGTCTTTGAGGGAAGTGTTGCCGCTGAATACAATTTTCTCGATTACAAGGAAAGGAGGTTTGCAGTGAACTGGACTCCGTATGTCTTCGGTGGCATGGGTCTTGCGAAGTTTAGTCCCAATGTAAATTCGGGGGGGTACCGCACCAATACGCTTGTATTACCTTACGGTGTAGGTGTAAAGTATCAGATCAGAAGGCCCTGGGCTGTTGGCCTGGAATACGGTACACGGAAGACTTTTACAGATTATCTTGATAATTTGGGAGGAGATCCTGCCTCTGTGGATAAAATACAGCAGGGGAATCCGTCTTTGAAAGATAAATATTATTACCTGCGTTTATCAGTAACTTACACCTTTTATAGGATTGTCTGCCCTTAG
- a CDS encoding ABC transporter ATP-binding protein yields the protein MIISRDLHFSYTPQKQFSFPDIVCQDNETLLILGQSGKGKTTLLHLLALLLKPDRGEIHIDGQNLNHLSPAQILNIRALKVGIIYQKAHFVSSLSVLDNLILANYLSNQKQDKDKAAYLAEQLGFAGHLSKKTSQLSQGEQQRVSIARALMNNPKVILADEPTSNLDDVNCHKVIGLLKQQSASIGASLLVVTHDQRLKDEFPNQIFL from the coding sequence ATGATCATCAGCAGAGATCTTCATTTTTCTTACACACCACAAAAGCAGTTCAGTTTCCCGGACATTGTTTGCCAGGACAACGAAACGCTCCTCATCCTGGGTCAATCCGGAAAAGGGAAAACGACCTTGCTTCATTTACTGGCGTTGTTACTGAAACCAGATCGGGGAGAGATACACATCGACGGGCAGAACCTGAATCATTTGTCGCCGGCACAAATTCTTAACATAAGGGCCCTGAAAGTGGGCATCATTTACCAAAAGGCTCATTTTGTTAGTTCTCTGTCTGTGCTCGATAATCTGATACTGGCCAATTATCTGTCCAATCAAAAACAGGATAAGGATAAAGCGGCATATCTGGCAGAACAACTGGGGTTTGCGGGTCATTTGTCAAAAAAAACTTCGCAGCTCAGCCAAGGAGAGCAACAGCGGGTCAGTATTGCAAGAGCGCTTATGAATAATCCGAAAGTTATTCTGGCAGACGAACCCACTTCCAACCTGGACGATGTCAACTGCCACAAAGTAATTGGCTTATTAAAGCAGCAGTCGGCCTCCATTGGCGCCAGTCTGTTGGTAGTGACCCATGACCAGCGACTGAAAGACGAATTCCCCAATCAGATCTTTTTATAA
- the nth gene encoding endonuclease III: MLKKERFRRFLDYFTSNFPEPETELHYKDPFQLLVAVVLSAQCTDKRVNMVTPALFERFPDAQSLALSNAEEIFTYIRSISYPNNKSKHLAGLGRMLVEQFGSEIPASIDELQKLPGVGRKTANVIASVVFNQPAMAVDTHVFRVSHRLGLVPKTATTPLAVEKELMKHIPTELVPKAHHWLILHGRYVCLARSPQCKICKLTPICQYYEKLQKTTVF, encoded by the coding sequence ATGTTAAAAAAAGAAAGATTCAGAAGGTTTTTAGATTATTTCACTTCCAATTTCCCCGAACCGGAGACGGAGTTGCATTATAAAGATCCGTTTCAGTTGCTGGTTGCAGTGGTTCTCTCAGCGCAATGTACCGATAAACGGGTCAATATGGTAACACCCGCCCTTTTTGAACGGTTTCCTGACGCGCAATCGCTGGCATTATCCAATGCAGAAGAAATTTTTACCTATATAAGGTCCATCTCCTATCCAAATAACAAGAGTAAACATCTGGCGGGCTTGGGCAGAATGCTGGTGGAGCAGTTTGGTTCGGAGATTCCGGCATCCATTGACGAGCTTCAGAAGCTACCCGGAGTAGGCCGGAAAACGGCGAATGTAATAGCGTCGGTAGTTTTTAATCAGCCTGCGATGGCGGTAGATACACATGTCTTCAGGGTATCGCACAGGCTTGGACTGGTTCCTAAAACGGCCACCACACCACTTGCCGTGGAAAAGGAATTAATGAAACATATTCCCACTGAACTGGTTCCTAAGGCGCACCACTGGCTGATCCTGCATGGAAGATATGTGTGTCTGGCACGTAGTCCACAATGTAAAATCTGCAAGCTTACCCCGATATGCCAGTACTATGAAAAGCTGCAAAAGACCACAGTTTTCTGA
- a CDS encoding phytanoyl-CoA dioxygenase family protein, which translates to METKRSALFEKELAAPFTLPEEAVSFFTEHGYVKLKNVLSAEILQHYGDIITDLVFKLNKLDKPMADRTTYEKAFLQVMNLWREDEEAKAFVFSARLAKIAADLLQVKTVRLYHDQALYKESSGGITPWHADQFYWPLSSPKTVTVWIPLQKTSMEMGPLAFAEKSHEVEIGRDLEISDESEAIMAQQLGQFHINEEPFDLGEVSFHTGWLFHRAGPNTSGSARKVMTMIYMDADQVVTQPKNSYQQADWEAWLASKEVGTSPDSELNPVLYSYHH; encoded by the coding sequence ATGGAAACCAAGAGATCCGCTTTATTTGAAAAGGAATTAGCCGCACCTTTTACACTACCTGAAGAGGCTGTTTCGTTTTTTACGGAACATGGTTATGTGAAACTGAAAAATGTCCTGAGTGCCGAAATTTTGCAGCACTATGGCGATATCATTACAGATCTGGTTTTTAAATTGAATAAGCTGGATAAGCCCATGGCTGATCGTACTACATACGAAAAGGCGTTTTTGCAGGTTATGAACCTTTGGCGGGAAGATGAAGAAGCGAAGGCTTTTGTGTTCTCGGCAAGGCTTGCAAAAATAGCAGCAGACCTGCTCCAGGTGAAAACAGTCAGGTTATATCATGACCAGGCCCTGTACAAGGAATCCTCCGGCGGGATTACCCCGTGGCATGCTGATCAGTTTTATTGGCCGCTATCTTCTCCCAAAACAGTTACCGTCTGGATACCGCTTCAAAAGACCTCCATGGAAATGGGGCCGCTTGCCTTTGCAGAAAAAAGTCATGAAGTTGAAATAGGGCGGGACCTGGAGATCAGCGACGAAAGTGAAGCAATCATGGCGCAGCAACTGGGGCAGTTCCATATCAACGAAGAACCGTTTGACCTGGGAGAGGTAAGCTTTCATACAGGCTGGTTATTTCATAGGGCAGGTCCCAATACTTCTGGTAGCGCCAGAAAAGTCATGACCATGATCTACATGGATGCAGACCAGGTGGTAACCCAACCCAAAAATTCCTATCAGCAGGCCGACTGGGAAGCCTGGCTTGCTTCCAAGGAGGTAGGTACATCACCTGATAGTGAATTAAACCCTGTTTTGTATAGTTATCACCACTAA
- a CDS encoding DUF2911 domain-containing protein produces the protein MNKTLLIILSVCVVCAITFFGYRKFTKSFSPESQAEFKSSQLDVKATFSRPGKKGRFIFGREQDKALVPYGKVWRTGANEATVIEIGQGVLFAGKPVAAGTYSLWTIPGQGSWEVILNSETGQWGTEYNDGKDILKSEIPIRIRPVVQELFDIYFEEKQDGADMILSWDQTEAIIPIRVR, from the coding sequence ATGAATAAAACTCTCCTTATCATTCTTTCCGTTTGTGTCGTTTGTGCAATAACTTTTTTTGGGTACAGGAAATTTACCAAATCATTCAGCCCAGAGTCCCAGGCAGAATTTAAAAGTAGCCAACTGGATGTGAAAGCAACTTTCAGCAGGCCAGGGAAAAAGGGTCGGTTCATTTTTGGAAGAGAGCAGGACAAGGCCCTGGTACCCTACGGCAAAGTCTGGCGGACTGGCGCCAATGAAGCCACTGTAATAGAAATTGGGCAGGGAGTACTTTTTGCGGGGAAACCGGTTGCGGCAGGTACCTATTCCTTGTGGACTATCCCCGGGCAGGGCAGCTGGGAAGTGATCCTCAATTCAGAAACCGGCCAATGGGGCACGGAATATAACGACGGGAAGGATATTCTCAAAAGTGAAATCCCTATCAGGATACGGCCGGTGGTTCAGGAGCTTTTTGATATTTATTTTGAAGAAAAGCAGGACGGTGCGGATATGATATTAAGCTGGGATCAGACCGAAGCCATTATTCCGATTCGTGTACGGTAA
- a CDS encoding FKBP-type peptidyl-prolyl cis-trans isomerase, translating into MNRIYLLLCLSATMVVSLSGCLKSDNNRDEEMIRENEMAIESYLKADSLGSRVIKDTTGLYYITRKPNPTGEKPKVGDAATVKISGYLLSNGTKVISAVDDKPISFSVGGFVLLGGIERSPFLMRTGEKTTFLLPYYLAYGAEARTNVPAYSPIRLEMELIKTRTELQQIDEYILEKKFVVTERTPENLFIIRTDTTTGPPIGSGKSVRVKYVGRFLDGTKFDEDTPTVTTNTGQWAKGFDLAIQKLPAKGKAIIVFPSSLGYGATGKGPIMPYTPLQFEIEIL; encoded by the coding sequence ATGAATCGTATCTATTTATTATTGTGTCTCTCGGCGACAATGGTTGTGAGTTTGTCAGGCTGCCTTAAATCGGACAATAATCGGGATGAGGAGATGATCAGGGAAAATGAGATGGCTATTGAAAGTTATTTAAAAGCAGATAGCCTTGGCAGCAGGGTTATCAAGGATACCACGGGTTTGTACTACATTACCCGGAAGCCGAATCCTACCGGGGAAAAACCTAAGGTTGGGGATGCCGCAACGGTCAAAATCTCTGGCTATTTGCTGTCCAATGGAACAAAAGTTATATCAGCAGTGGACGACAAGCCCATTTCTTTCTCGGTTGGCGGGTTTGTATTGTTAGGTGGCATTGAGCGGAGTCCGTTTCTGATGAGAACCGGGGAGAAAACCACATTTCTTTTGCCGTATTATCTGGCCTATGGAGCAGAGGCACGCACCAATGTCCCTGCTTATTCTCCCATCCGCCTCGAAATGGAGCTGATAAAAACCAGGACTGAACTTCAGCAGATTGATGAATATATCCTGGAGAAAAAGTTTGTGGTAACGGAACGTACGCCTGAAAATCTGTTCATCATCCGTACGGATACTACCACCGGTCCGCCGATTGGCTCTGGGAAATCTGTAAGAGTGAAATACGTAGGTCGCTTTTTGGACGGGACAAAATTTGATGAAGATACTCCGACGGTAACAACCAATACGGGGCAGTGGGCAAAAGGATTTGATCTGGCCATTCAGAAATTACCAGCTAAAGGAAAGGCTATTATTGTTTTCCCTTCTTCTTTGGGTTATGGAGCTACAGGAAAAGGCCCAATTATGCCTTACACTCCCCTGCAGTTTGAAATTGAGATTTTATAA